The segment GGCCAGTGGGGGGATGCTTTTCGGAAAGTGATACTTAACGTCATGATAAAAAAGAATAATTATTTTATGGGTAAATTCACGGTCCGTGCATTAATTGCGCAAAAATTAATTGATTTGTGCTTTTTAGAGTAAATCTGTGCAAGAAGTGAGCGTTAAGCGTCTTTTTTATGACTGACGTGAACCAAAAAGGTGCATGGTGGCGTGCAAGTTAGCTCCCCGGATTGAATGCTGGCTTTAACCTTTTGCCACATTCCTCCCGGCGTGGCACAAAAAGCCGTTCATCCCCACGGCGGCTTCGCCATCCTGTCAGGCCTAACACAATGGCGCAGAAGGAGCGTGAGTGAACCTCAATCGCCGTACATTTTTGCTGGCGCTGGGCGCGCTGGGCGCGCTGGGCGTAGCGCGCAATGTTCAGGCTTTTACGGCTGAAGATCCCTTGCCACTGGAGCGGGTGGTCGTTTCGCCGTGGATGGCGAATCAGGTGGCGTTAACCCGCGGTAATCTGCTGTTTCTTGGCCTGCCACGCTATGCCAAAGATAAACCGACACCTTCCCTGGCGCGACGCGAGACGGATGGCAGTTTGCGACCTTTCCCTGGCAATGGCTGGAATGAGTGGCAGCCGGGTAAAGATGGGCGCAATGCGTTTGTTTACCTTAACTCGGTACATATTTTTGCTGATGATACGGTGTGGTGTGTTGATCAGGGGTCGCTCAGTGCCGGTGTTTTTTCAGCAAAAGATGCGGTGCCACAACCCGGCGCGCAAAAGTTGGTGCAGTTGGATGCACATAGCGGCGAAATCCTGCAAATTCTGCGGTTTGACGAACGCATCCTGCCGCCAGGCGCGCAGATGAACGACCTGCGTTTTCACGGCAACGCGTTGTACATTACCGATTCCGGTCTGGGTGGCATCATTGTACACGACATGGTCAGTGGCAAAACGCTGCGTCGTTTGTCGGCTACCCCGGTGGTGAAGGCGTCGGATAAAGCGCCACCGGCGATGTTGTCTGGCATCAAAGGCAGCAAAACCTTCCATCCGCCCAATAGCGATATGATTGAAATCACCGCCGACGGTAACTGGCTTTACTGGGCGGCACCAACCGGGCCGCTTTATCGCGTGGAAACCCGTTGGCTGCAAAGTGATCTGCCTGATGAAGACATCCTGCCCCATGTTGAGCAGGTGTATGACAACAACTTCTCGGGGGGCTGCTGCATGGATTCGGCGGGCAATGTGTACTTCTCGGAAACCGTTACCCACAACATTCGGGTGTTGGCACCGTCCGGTGAAACGCGCGTCATTGCCAGTGATGTGCGGTTGTTACGGCCAGACGGCACGTTTATCAGCGCCGATCGTCAGCTTTATATTCCGGTTAAACAGCCGCTGGCAGCGCAACCGGGCGCGGCTGCGCATTTTGCCATTTATAAGCTGGCGTTGCCCGATCAGTTTCAGGGCCTCAACCTGGGCGGCCCGATTACGGGTTAA is part of the Pantoea phytobeneficialis genome and harbors:
- a CDS encoding glyoxalase, translated to MNLNRRTFLLALGALGALGVARNVQAFTAEDPLPLERVVVSPWMANQVALTRGNLLFLGLPRYAKDKPTPSLARRETDGSLRPFPGNGWNEWQPGKDGRNAFVYLNSVHIFADDTVWCVDQGSLSAGVFSAKDAVPQPGAQKLVQLDAHSGEILQILRFDERILPPGAQMNDLRFHGNALYITDSGLGGIIVHDMVSGKTLRRLSATPVVKASDKAPPAMLSGIKGSKTFHPPNSDMIEITADGNWLYWAAPTGPLYRVETRWLQSDLPDEDILPHVEQVYDNNFSGGCCMDSAGNVYFSETVTHNIRVLAPSGETRVIASDVRLLRPDGTFISADRQLYIPVKQPLAAQPGAAAHFAIYKLALPDQFQGLNLGGPITG